Proteins from one bacterium genomic window:
- a CDS encoding ferritin, which translates to MLSKTMEKALNEQINKEMYSSYLYLAMAAHLSEQYLDGFAKFFEIQAQEEWAHAMRIYKHVNERGGRVVLEKIDKPQTTFKDLEEIFTLTLAHEQFITKSINSLVDLAVKEKDHASQTFLDWFVNEQVEEEANMENWLAKVKMSGAKGHVLFMLDSHAGERKK; encoded by the coding sequence ATGCTATCCAAAACCATGGAAAAAGCGCTGAATGAACAGATCAACAAGGAAATGTATTCGAGCTACTTGTATCTGGCCATGGCCGCCCATTTGAGTGAGCAGTATCTTGATGGTTTTGCCAAATTTTTTGAAATTCAGGCCCAGGAAGAGTGGGCCCATGCCATGAGGATATACAAGCACGTGAACGAGCGCGGTGGACGCGTGGTTCTGGAGAAAATAGACAAGCCGCAAACGACGTTCAAGGATCTTGAGGAGATTTTCACCCTCACCCTGGCTCATGAGCAGTTCATCACCAAGAGCATCAACTCTTTGGTGGATCTGGCCGTCAAGGAGAAGGATCACGCAAGCCAGACCTTCCTCGATTGGTTCGTGAACGAGCAGGTTGAAGAGGAAGCCAATATGGAAAACTGGCTGGCCAAAGTTAAAATGTCGGGCGCCAAGGGTCATGTGCTGTTTATGCTCGACAGTCATGCCGGTGAGCGCAAGAAATAA
- a CDS encoding aminotransferase class V-fold PLP-dependent enzyme, with amino-acid sequence MTSLQRHFNRFRNNIVGCDHHFTTPYGEQKLVYADWTASGRLYAPIEKKMISLFGPMVGNTHSESSVTGGTMTQSYHTAHRIIKEHVHADPADVILTMGSGMTSVVNKFQRLLGLKVPEQLAPYLRLPKAYKPVVFLTHMEHHSNQTTWLETIAEVVVAAPDKDGLVDVNRLAETVRKYRHRPLKIGSFTACSNVTGLQTPYHQLAAIMHDVGGYCFVDLAASAPYISIDMHPPDPRERLDAIFFSPHKFLGGPGTPGVLIFNPELYQLHVPEQPGGGTVNWTNPWGEHSYIKDIEIREDGGTPSFLQAIRAALCIRLKEQMGVANMLAREEQMLPKIFAALDRIPGIHLLAPHQQHRLGIFSFWVENIHYNLLVKLLNDRFGIQTRGGCSCAGTYGHYLLHVDPKRSRRITEKINKGDLSEKPGWVRLSIHPTMTDEEVEFILHAIAEVVKHISSWEKEYRYDKRTNEFHHGRAGAADHLRVAHWFELDT; translated from the coding sequence ATGACCTCTCTACAAAGGCATTTCAACCGTTTTCGCAACAACATTGTCGGCTGCGATCATCACTTCACCACGCCCTATGGCGAACAAAAGCTGGTGTATGCGGACTGGACCGCCAGCGGCCGGCTCTACGCTCCTATCGAAAAGAAGATGATCAGCCTGTTCGGTCCCATGGTGGGCAACACCCATTCGGAATCCAGCGTCACCGGCGGTACCATGACTCAATCCTACCATACGGCGCACAGAATCATCAAGGAGCATGTGCATGCCGATCCTGCAGATGTGATTTTAACCATGGGCTCGGGCATGACTTCAGTGGTCAACAAATTTCAGCGGCTTTTGGGACTCAAAGTACCGGAGCAGCTTGCTCCGTATCTGCGCTTGCCGAAAGCGTACAAGCCGGTGGTGTTTCTCACCCATATGGAGCATCATTCCAATCAGACGACCTGGCTGGAGACCATCGCCGAGGTGGTGGTGGCTGCGCCGGATAAGGACGGTCTGGTGGATGTGAATCGACTGGCTGAAACCGTGCGTAAATACCGCCATCGACCGCTCAAGATCGGTTCTTTCACCGCCTGTTCCAATGTCACCGGATTGCAGACACCCTATCACCAGTTGGCCGCGATCATGCACGATGTCGGCGGTTACTGCTTTGTCGATCTGGCCGCCTCTGCGCCGTACATTTCCATTGATATGCATCCGCCGGATCCACGGGAGCGTTTGGATGCAATTTTTTTCTCGCCGCACAAATTTCTCGGCGGTCCGGGCACGCCCGGCGTGTTGATCTTTAATCCGGAGCTCTATCAGCTGCATGTACCGGAACAGCCGGGCGGTGGCACGGTGAACTGGACCAACCCCTGGGGCGAACACAGCTATATCAAGGATATCGAGATCCGTGAGGACGGCGGCACCCCCTCTTTTCTTCAGGCCATCCGTGCCGCTCTGTGCATACGATTAAAAGAGCAAATGGGCGTGGCGAACATGTTGGCGCGCGAAGAGCAGATGCTGCCGAAAATCTTTGCTGCGCTCGACCGCATTCCCGGCATCCATCTGCTGGCGCCGCATCAGCAGCATCGGCTGGGCATTTTTTCCTTCTGGGTTGAAAACATCCATTACAATCTACTGGTCAAATTGCTTAACGACCGCTTTGGCATCCAGACGCGCGGCGGCTGCTCGTGCGCCGGCACCTATGGCCACTATCTGCTGCATGTAGATCCGAAGCGGTCCCGCCGGATCACGGAAAAAATCAACAAGGGCGATCTTTCGGAAAAGCCCGGATGGGTGCGGCTGTCCATTCATCCCACCATGACCGACGAGGAGGTGGAGTTCATTCTGCATGCGATCGCCGAGGTGGTCAAACATATCTCATCGTGGGAGAAGGAATATCGCTACGATAAACGCACCAATGAATTCCACCATGGCCGTGCCGGAGCGGCCGATCACCTTCGCGTTGCCCATTGGTTCGAGCTGGACACATAA
- a CDS encoding glycoside hydrolase family 9: MAVPERPITFALPIGSSWTHNDRLTLGVCVRIICIFLSFLTAGGALGQDRTVHLRFNQLGYLPGERKTAVAFSHRDQRHRRFELYDAKSGERVWGPSALGKNRGAFGRYAYHYHLDFSSLRRSGRYYLQVGSDRSLPFTIGEDLYAGTAEIILEYLRQQRCGYNPWLDHICHRGDGRTMYGPMPDSTYIDVSGGWHDAGDHLRYLMTSGNTVCRLLFSYLENKDKFLDRFDYFGHAGANRMADVLDEAKWGLDWMLKMHPQPDQLFHQVADDRDHQYFELPFSDSTDYGWGKGAYRVVYYANGRPQGLGRYQNTSTGIANLAGRYAAAMAMAANIWAHDLGDEGYAALCLTAAREVYAMGKRQPGCQEGTPCRAPYRYHECTWADDMEWGAAELFRVTQEPAYLADAKRFAVMAGTNSWFGSDTARHYEFYPFMNLGHYRLHPLVSPSFADTLARYYRTELEKVRQRAAGNPYGIGHPFIWCSNNLAAALVIQGLLYEKMTADSGYRELTADTRDWLLGRNPWGASQFVCIPESGGVTPQYPHSVLAMKTVRPIRGAMNDGPVYASIFNSLKGVRLQRSDPFAPFQSDLVVYHDDFWDYATNEPTLDGTAEALYWLAALSP; encoded by the coding sequence ATGGCCGTGCCGGAGCGGCCGATCACCTTCGCGTTGCCCATTGGTTCGAGCTGGACACATAACGATCGGCTGACACTGGGAGTTTGCGTGCGAATCATTTGTATTTTTCTTTCGTTTCTCACTGCCGGCGGTGCGCTTGGCCAGGATCGAACCGTTCATCTGCGCTTCAATCAGCTGGGCTATTTGCCGGGCGAGAGAAAGACAGCGGTCGCCTTTTCCCATAGGGATCAACGGCATCGCCGGTTCGAACTCTACGATGCAAAGAGCGGTGAACGGGTATGGGGTCCGTCGGCTCTGGGAAAAAATCGCGGCGCCTTTGGTCGCTATGCGTATCACTATCATTTGGATTTCTCTTCCCTGCGCCGGTCCGGACGTTATTACCTGCAAGTAGGATCGGATCGTTCTCTTCCATTCACAATCGGCGAGGACCTCTATGCCGGCACGGCGGAGATCATTCTGGAATATCTGCGCCAGCAGCGCTGCGGATACAATCCCTGGTTGGACCATATATGCCATCGCGGCGACGGCCGCACCATGTATGGTCCCATGCCGGACAGCACGTATATCGATGTCAGCGGCGGCTGGCACGACGCCGGCGATCACCTGCGCTATCTGATGACTTCGGGCAATACGGTATGCCGGCTGCTGTTTTCCTATCTGGAGAACAAGGACAAATTTCTCGATCGTTTTGATTATTTCGGCCATGCGGGGGCCAATCGCATGGCGGATGTGCTGGATGAGGCCAAATGGGGGTTGGATTGGATGCTCAAAATGCATCCCCAGCCGGACCAGCTGTTCCATCAGGTCGCCGATGACCGGGATCATCAGTATTTCGAATTGCCGTTCAGCGATAGCACCGACTATGGCTGGGGCAAGGGCGCCTACCGCGTGGTCTATTATGCAAACGGCCGACCGCAGGGCCTGGGCCGCTATCAGAACACCTCCACCGGCATCGCCAATCTGGCCGGCCGCTATGCCGCGGCCATGGCCATGGCCGCGAATATCTGGGCCCACGATCTGGGCGACGAAGGCTACGCCGCTCTCTGCCTGACTGCGGCGCGCGAGGTCTACGCGATGGGGAAAAGGCAGCCCGGTTGCCAGGAGGGCACGCCCTGCCGAGCGCCCTATCGTTATCATGAATGCACTTGGGCCGACGATATGGAGTGGGGGGCCGCAGAGTTGTTTCGGGTGACGCAGGAGCCGGCGTATCTGGCCGATGCGAAACGCTTCGCCGTCATGGCCGGCACGAACTCCTGGTTCGGCAGCGACACCGCCCGCCATTATGAATTCTATCCATTCATGAATCTCGGCCATTATCGGCTTCATCCCCTGGTATCGCCCTCGTTCGCCGATACCCTGGCCCGCTATTACCGCACGGAACTGGAAAAAGTACGGCAACGGGCCGCCGGCAACCCTTACGGCATCGGCCACCCCTTCATCTGGTGCTCCAACAATCTGGCCGCCGCTCTGGTCATTCAGGGACTGTTGTATGAAAAAATGACCGCAGATAGCGGGTATCGCGAGTTGACCGCCGACACCCGTGATTGGCTGCTGGGACGAAACCCCTGGGGCGCCAGCCAGTTCGTCTGCATTCCGGAGAGCGGCGGCGTTACGCCGCAGTATCCGCACAGCGTGCTGGCGATGAAGACGGTCCGCCCCATCCGCGGCGCCATGAACGACGGCCCGGTGTATGCCTCCATCTTCAACAGCCTGAAAGGCGTACGCCTGCAGAGGTCGGATCCGTTTGCGCCCTTTCAGTCGGATCTGGTGGTCTACCACGACGATTTTTGGGATTATGCCACCAACGAACCCACTCTGGACGGCACGGCCGAAGCGCTGTACTGGCTGGCCGCCCTGTCGCCCTAG
- a CDS encoding sodium/solute symporter (Members of the Solute:Sodium Symporter (SSS), TC 2.A.21 as described in tcdb.org, catalyze solute:Na+ symport. Known solutes for members of the family include sugars, amino acids, nucleosides, inositols, vitamins, urea or anions, depending on the system.), which yields MQSLVLLDWIVIFVYFSFIAYIVWWSSRQQKTAEDYFLAGRDIGWFAIGGSLFASNIGSEHIVGLAGQGASTGLAMAHWELHAWVLVMLAWVFVPYYYHSRVFTMPEFLERRFSPKARWILSLVSLVAYVFTKVSVTVYAGALVFQTLLPDTFGSPENAFWVGAVATVVLTGIYTVLGGLRAVIYTDAAQAVILLIGSIAISYFGLDKLGGWGVMKEVCRENAAGFALWRPLSDPGFPWLGVIIASPIIGIWYWCTDQYIVQRTLSAKNLTQARRGALFGGFLKLSPVLIFLVPGLMGWALHQQGIIHIPTKVLNGATVINGDQVFPTMVTTLLPAGLRGVVVAGLLAALMSSLSALFNSAASLYTVDVHEKLWPGTSQETLVRVGKIATGVVVLLGLIWIPVMPMISGGGLYQYLQSVQSYLAPPIAAVFLLGIFWRRINARGAVWGLTTGFVLGMLKITIQAIFGQGKVENPAFLAAIGDFNFLYFAGVLFALSIIVVIIASLTAPPPKEDQIKGLTFATRTAKEKQENRSSWNWVDVLATLVVLGGVLGMYLYFSFWLN from the coding sequence ATGCAGAGTCTTGTGCTGCTCGATTGGATCGTCATCTTTGTCTATTTTAGCTTTATCGCCTACATCGTTTGGTGGTCTTCGCGCCAACAAAAGACGGCGGAGGATTATTTTTTGGCCGGCCGTGATATCGGCTGGTTCGCCATCGGCGGCTCTCTGTTTGCATCCAACATCGGCTCCGAGCATATCGTCGGTCTGGCCGGTCAGGGCGCATCCACTGGTTTGGCGATGGCTCACTGGGAGTTGCACGCCTGGGTGCTGGTCATGCTGGCATGGGTCTTTGTGCCCTATTATTATCATTCCCGCGTCTTCACGATGCCCGAGTTTCTTGAGCGACGCTTCAGTCCCAAAGCACGCTGGATCCTTTCTCTGGTTTCTCTGGTGGCCTATGTATTCACCAAAGTGTCGGTGACGGTTTATGCCGGCGCCCTGGTCTTTCAGACTCTATTGCCGGACACCTTTGGTTCGCCGGAAAACGCTTTTTGGGTCGGCGCTGTGGCGACGGTGGTGCTGACCGGGATTTACACAGTGTTGGGCGGCTTGCGCGCAGTGATCTACACGGATGCGGCTCAGGCCGTTATCCTCCTGATCGGATCCATCGCCATCAGCTATTTCGGCCTGGACAAGCTAGGCGGCTGGGGCGTGATGAAGGAGGTCTGCCGGGAAAACGCCGCGGGGTTCGCTCTATGGCGGCCTCTCTCGGATCCCGGTTTTCCCTGGCTGGGAGTGATCATCGCTTCGCCGATCATCGGCATCTGGTATTGGTGTACGGATCAATATATCGTTCAAAGGACGCTGTCCGCGAAAAATCTGACCCAGGCGCGGCGCGGCGCCCTGTTCGGCGGGTTTCTCAAGCTTTCGCCGGTGTTGATCTTTCTGGTGCCGGGCCTCATGGGCTGGGCGCTGCATCAGCAGGGCATCATTCACATTCCGACCAAAGTTTTGAACGGCGCTACGGTCATCAACGGTGATCAGGTGTTTCCGACTATGGTGACTACGCTGTTGCCGGCCGGTTTGCGCGGAGTCGTGGTGGCCGGATTGCTCGCTGCCTTGATGAGTTCACTTTCCGCCCTGTTCAACTCCGCCGCTTCGCTGTATACGGTGGACGTGCATGAAAAATTATGGCCCGGCACTTCACAGGAGACACTGGTGCGCGTCGGAAAAATCGCCACCGGTGTGGTGGTGCTGCTGGGCCTGATCTGGATCCCGGTTATGCCCATGATCTCCGGAGGCGGGCTGTACCAATATCTGCAGAGCGTGCAGAGCTACCTGGCGCCGCCCATTGCCGCCGTGTTCCTGCTGGGCATTTTCTGGCGCCGCATCAATGCCAGAGGCGCGGTCTGGGGGCTGACTACCGGTTTTGTTTTGGGCATGCTCAAGATCACCATTCAGGCGATTTTTGGTCAGGGCAAGGTGGAGAATCCCGCTTTTCTGGCGGCCATCGGCGATTTCAACTTTTTATATTTTGCCGGCGTGCTCTTTGCCCTCAGCATTATCGTGGTCATCATCGCCTCCCTGACCGCGCCGCCGCCCAAGGAGGATCAGATCAAGGGATTAACCTTTGCCACCCGTACAGCGAAAGAAAAACAGGAAAACCGGAGCAGCTGGAACTGGGTGGATGTGCTGGCCACGCTCGTGGTCCTCGGCGGCGTGCTCGGCATGTACCTGTATTTCAGCTTTTGGCTGAATTGA
- a CDS encoding insulinase family protein, translating to MIHQFVLGTVLLTGSLTMAATFSKENVRVHRLDNGLKVLMFEEHTIPNIAFYTFFRVGSRNERPGLTGVSHFIEHMMFNGSAHVKPGELDRIMEYHGGSNNAYTSEDVTAYTDWFPSAAVEKMIALEADRMQGCLFDPQVLESERGVVASERRLSVENDNDNLLMESVRATAIMAHPYHWDVIGWMSDIQSWKREEILAYYRQFYAPNNAVVVVVGDFTTDAMVQLIERHYGAIPAGPPPPPVTTVEPEQLGPRRTLLYRDAQTPSFLLAYPAPACKDPDFPAMQILELILLQGESSRLYQRLVAEEQLAIEIGGGIQETLDPLLFNISVKPRPGADVDRIEKIVEEELARVAAEGLKPKELTKALNAIETRFYASLQSIAGKANGLGIHEMLYGDFAALFEHMAFFQKVKAAGVQQAAGKYCTPVKKTLGLVLPKGETE from the coding sequence ATGATCCATCAATTTGTTCTGGGAACCGTTCTGTTGACTGGGAGCCTGACCATGGCCGCTACTTTTTCCAAGGAGAACGTCCGGGTGCACCGGCTGGATAATGGCTTGAAGGTGTTGATGTTCGAAGAGCACACCATTCCCAACATCGCCTTTTACACTTTTTTCCGCGTCGGCTCGCGCAATGAACGGCCGGGCCTGACCGGCGTGTCGCATTTCATTGAACACATGATGTTCAACGGATCCGCCCATGTCAAACCCGGCGAACTGGACCGGATCATGGAGTATCACGGCGGCTCCAACAACGCCTATACCAGCGAAGACGTCACCGCATATACGGATTGGTTTCCGTCTGCCGCAGTGGAGAAAATGATCGCCCTGGAGGCGGATCGCATGCAGGGCTGTCTGTTCGATCCGCAGGTGTTGGAATCCGAACGCGGCGTGGTGGCTTCGGAACGTCGTCTTTCGGTCGAGAATGACAACGACAACCTGCTCATGGAGAGCGTACGCGCTACGGCCATCATGGCTCATCCCTATCACTGGGATGTGATCGGCTGGATGAGTGATATCCAGAGCTGGAAGCGGGAGGAGATCCTGGCCTATTACCGGCAATTCTACGCGCCCAATAACGCGGTGGTGGTCGTGGTCGGCGATTTTACAACCGACGCCATGGTACAACTGATCGAGCGACACTATGGCGCCATTCCAGCGGGTCCGCCGCCGCCGCCGGTAACTACCGTGGAGCCGGAGCAGCTCGGACCGCGCCGCACGCTGCTGTACCGGGACGCGCAGACGCCCTCCTTTTTGCTCGCGTATCCGGCGCCGGCCTGCAAGGATCCCGATTTCCCGGCCATGCAGATTCTGGAGTTGATTCTGTTGCAGGGCGAGAGCAGCCGGCTGTATCAGCGCCTGGTGGCTGAGGAGCAGTTGGCGATTGAGATCGGCGGCGGCATTCAGGAGACTCTCGATCCCCTTCTGTTCAACATCAGCGTGAAACCCCGCCCTGGCGCGGATGTCGACAGGATTGAAAAGATCGTGGAGGAAGAATTGGCGCGCGTAGCGGCTGAAGGGCTCAAGCCCAAAGAGCTGACCAAGGCCTTGAACGCCATTGAAACCCGGTTTTACGCCTCTCTGCAGTCGATCGCCGGAAAAGCCAACGGCTTGGGCATTCACGAGATGCTCTACGGCGATTTCGCTGCGCTGTTCGAGCACATGGCTTTTTTTCAAAAAGTGAAGGCGGCCGGCGTTCAACAAGCGGCCGGGAAATATTGTACGCCGGTTAAAAAGACTCTTGGCCTGGTGCTGCCGAAAGGAGAGACGGAATGA
- a CDS encoding insulinase family protein — protein MKTATLLFIMTTALAAGSGPGFNLPAPQTFKLRNGMTVFYLQDRSLPLVGFRLLINSAGTAAEPESLEGAADLMAELMMKGAAGKSALQVAEELDALGAILQINAGDEFLSLSGQSLAKYWPELLSITCDCLLHPDFSEPEFVKEKERRIDRIKAIKDEPSQAVIHYFRKAYWEAHPFGRLAVGSEASLQAMTVKDIRAFYRSAVRPDQALLAVVGDLSSADLKKELEKRVSMWRNSDAVAPSTVLPALPLPRGKRGLLVDKPDASQAYFILGAPGIAAVDQHAAAAQVMNTLFGGRFTSRLNNELRVKRGLTYGARSSLESWRPGGLFTISSYTRNEKIGEMLQVSLDLLRQTALQGFDEDEVVSGRNYVLGQFPPKFETLMSKARAYTDLAFYGLPFDYYSGLLSRVGSSDREAIHVQARRLMPQENYVLVVVGKAEEIREQLAPFAVWEFRSIMKDGF, from the coding sequence ATGAAGACCGCGACGCTTCTGTTTATAATGACCACCGCCCTGGCTGCTGGATCAGGGCCGGGTTTTAATCTGCCGGCCCCGCAAACCTTCAAGCTGCGCAACGGCATGACGGTCTTTTATCTGCAGGACCGTTCGCTGCCGCTGGTGGGCTTTCGCCTGCTGATCAACAGCGCCGGCACTGCGGCAGAGCCCGAGAGTCTGGAAGGCGCGGCTGATCTGATGGCCGAACTGATGATGAAAGGTGCGGCCGGCAAAAGCGCGCTGCAGGTGGCTGAGGAATTGGATGCTCTCGGCGCCATTCTGCAGATCAACGCCGGGGATGAATTCCTATCGCTCAGCGGCCAGTCCCTGGCCAAATATTGGCCGGAGCTGCTCTCGATTACCTGCGATTGTCTGCTGCACCCTGATTTCAGCGAGCCAGAGTTCGTCAAGGAGAAGGAGCGGCGCATTGACCGGATCAAGGCCATTAAGGATGAACCTTCGCAGGCTGTGATTCACTATTTCCGCAAAGCCTATTGGGAAGCGCATCCATTCGGCCGTCTGGCTGTGGGCAGCGAGGCCTCGCTGCAGGCCATGACCGTCAAGGACATTCGCGCCTTTTATCGCAGCGCGGTAAGGCCGGACCAGGCCCTGCTGGCCGTGGTGGGCGACTTGTCGTCCGCTGATTTGAAAAAAGAGCTGGAGAAACGGGTCTCGATGTGGAGAAATAGCGACGCTGTCGCTCCATCCACGGTTCTACCGGCGCTGCCTTTGCCCCGTGGCAAGAGAGGGCTGCTGGTGGACAAACCTGACGCCAGCCAGGCTTATTTTATCCTCGGCGCGCCCGGCATCGCTGCTGTGGACCAACACGCCGCAGCCGCTCAAGTGATGAACACGCTGTTCGGCGGCCGCTTTACCTCCCGGCTGAACAATGAACTGCGGGTGAAGCGGGGATTGACCTACGGCGCGCGCAGCAGCCTCGAGTCGTGGCGGCCGGGCGGCCTGTTTACCATCAGCTCTTACACGAGAAATGAAAAGATCGGTGAAATGCTGCAGGTGAGTCTGGACCTGTTGCGTCAGACAGCTCTTCAAGGTTTTGATGAAGACGAGGTGGTCAGCGGCCGTAATTATGTGCTCGGGCAGTTTCCGCCGAAATTTGAAACCCTGATGAGCAAGGCGCGCGCGTACACGGATCTGGCGTTTTACGGACTGCCCTTTGATTATTATTCCGGCCTGCTCAGCCGCGTGGGAAGCAGCGATCGTGAAGCGATCCACGTACAGGCGAGAAGACTGATGCCGCAGGAGAATTATGTGCTGGTCGTGGTGGGCAAGGCTGAGGAGATACGCGAACAGCTGGCGCCTTTTGCCGTCTGGGAGTTCCGATCCATCATGAAGGATGGGTTTTAG
- a CDS encoding radical SAM protein, whose protein sequence is MVDVLLINPPNRIDAYSTGKEMVPLGLLSVAAYLEKSGHRVMVLDLEFEDQAADTIIETEKPRLVGIAGTSATRFEAFDLARTVKKVDPNITTVYGGCHASFTAEDTLTHVPEFDVVVRGEGEQTTAELLAALDAKSPLSAVQGLSYRQDGRVAHNAPRPRIRDLDALPYPARHLVDMAGYHLKLDLINKKAASIITSRGCPINCSFCSASFMFGKTLTRRSAVNVVDEMEQVLNRYDVAGFKIFDSTFTLIPKHAEDICDEILRRGLDFPWECEIRASNITFELLQKMKKAGCYLVDFGIESASERVLQRMNKGITMDQVRRVLDWTNTLGIQQKPFFTFGHIEETIDDAQLTLDFIRDNLGRMAMPSIGVGIRVYPGTEVERFAMAQNLLPGFAWSQPYYEERNILLSTSANIPILIQPQMGFDELLAIKEKTLSLQSSNLSFVLRRIRKAHSWADLKKYAQFFVRMMRLKILPKS, encoded by the coding sequence ATGGTTGATGTGTTGCTGATTAATCCCCCCAATCGAATCGATGCCTATTCCACCGGCAAAGAGATGGTGCCGCTGGGATTGCTGTCCGTGGCCGCGTATCTGGAAAAGAGCGGGCATCGAGTCATGGTGCTGGATTTGGAATTCGAAGATCAGGCGGCGGATACAATCATCGAAACGGAAAAGCCGCGCCTGGTCGGCATTGCAGGCACCTCGGCCACACGTTTTGAAGCGTTCGACCTCGCACGGACGGTGAAAAAAGTGGATCCGAACATCACCACCGTGTACGGCGGCTGCCACGCCTCCTTCACCGCAGAGGACACACTGACCCATGTGCCCGAGTTCGATGTGGTGGTTCGCGGCGAGGGCGAACAGACCACCGCCGAACTTTTAGCCGCGCTGGACGCGAAGAGTCCGCTGTCAGCGGTCCAGGGATTGAGCTACCGCCAGGACGGCCGGGTGGCGCACAATGCACCACGGCCGCGCATTCGCGATCTGGATGCATTGCCTTATCCCGCACGGCATCTGGTGGATATGGCCGGCTATCATCTCAAATTGGATTTGATCAATAAAAAGGCGGCCTCCATCATCACCTCCAGAGGCTGTCCGATCAACTGTTCGTTCTGTTCCGCCAGCTTTATGTTCGGCAAAACACTGACCCGCCGCTCTGCCGTCAATGTGGTGGATGAGATGGAACAGGTGCTGAACCGTTATGACGTAGCCGGCTTTAAGATCTTTGACAGCACTTTTACCCTGATCCCCAAACACGCAGAGGATATCTGCGATGAAATTCTGCGCCGCGGTCTGGACTTTCCCTGGGAGTGCGAGATCCGCGCCAGCAACATCACGTTTGAACTGCTGCAAAAGATGAAAAAGGCGGGCTGCTATCTGGTGGACTTTGGCATCGAATCAGCCAGTGAGCGGGTGCTGCAACGGATGAACAAGGGCATCACCATGGACCAGGTGAGAAGGGTGTTGGACTGGACCAACACGTTGGGCATTCAACAAAAGCCCTTTTTCACCTTCGGCCACATCGAAGAGACCATAGACGATGCCCAGCTGACTCTGGATTTCATCAGGGATAACCTCGGCCGCATGGCCATGCCCAGCATCGGCGTTGGCATCCGCGTCTATCCTGGCACAGAGGTGGAACGGTTCGCCATGGCGCAAAACCTGTTGCCCGGCTTTGCCTGGTCGCAACCCTATTACGAAGAACGCAACATTCTGCTGAGCACCTCTGCCAACATCCCCATTCTCATTCAGCCGCAGATGGGCTTTGACGAATTGCTGGCCATTAAAGAAAAGACTCTGTCGCTGCAATCCTCCAATCTCTCCTTTGTGCTGCGCCGCATCCGTAAGGCGCATTCGTGGGCGGATTTGAAAAAGTACGCCCAGTTTTTCGTTCGAATGATGCGGCTGAAAATCCTGCCTAAATCGTGA